From Azospirillum sp. TSA2s, a single genomic window includes:
- a CDS encoding AAA family ATPase, whose protein sequence is MTGEQLKALRERRGLTQTQMAAYVNELTGRKYDKQRLSKWETGKEALPRDLLGRLLLLDLERPESALPRRGTTVAVGLQKGGTAKTATSINLAFILARAGNRVLLVDADPQGNATVHVGVPQTDVVALTEAGKVLYHALMGKTPLDAVIRPTSVEGLDVVPSSIALASADTELPGNLTNAQTALAEMLDGVRERYDVIVIDCAPNLGAVTINALTAADYVLVPCQAEPHAILGVSAFLDTVAKIQRRLNPRLEVLGILPTMVNPRQTQDRSSLDDIQRLWGDSRRVFPPVPRATIYAQAAGANVITLDADIGAPGVESYAAIASALLTAMGRLQETVDAA, encoded by the coding sequence GTGACAGGGGAACAGTTGAAGGCGTTGCGGGAACGGCGCGGCCTGACCCAGACGCAGATGGCGGCTTACGTCAACGAGTTGACCGGCCGCAAATACGACAAGCAGAGGTTGAGCAAGTGGGAAACCGGTAAGGAGGCCCTGCCCCGCGACCTGCTGGGCCGGCTTCTGCTGCTGGATCTGGAACGGCCGGAAAGCGCCCTGCCCCGCCGCGGCACCACCGTCGCCGTCGGCCTGCAGAAGGGCGGCACCGCCAAGACCGCGACCTCGATCAACCTCGCCTTCATCCTGGCGCGCGCCGGCAACCGCGTTCTGCTGGTCGATGCCGATCCGCAGGGCAATGCCACCGTCCATGTCGGCGTGCCGCAGACCGACGTGGTGGCGCTGACCGAGGCGGGGAAGGTTCTCTATCACGCGCTGATGGGCAAGACGCCGCTCGACGCGGTGATCCGCCCCACCAGCGTCGAGGGGCTGGACGTCGTCCCCTCCAGCATCGCGCTGGCCAGTGCCGACACCGAACTTCCTGGCAACCTGACCAACGCCCAGACCGCGCTGGCGGAGATGCTGGACGGCGTGCGCGAGCGTTATGACGTTATCGTCATCGACTGCGCCCCCAACCTCGGCGCCGTGACCATCAACGCGCTGACCGCCGCCGATTACGTCCTGGTGCCCTGCCAGGCGGAGCCGCACGCCATCCTCGGCGTCAGCGCCTTCCTCGACACCGTCGCCAAGATCCAGCGGCGCCTCAACCCGCGGCTGGAGGTGCTGGGCATCCTGCCGACCATGGTCAATCCGCGCCAGACCCAGGACCGCTCGTCGCTCGACGACATCCAGCGCCTGTGGGGCGACAGCCGCCGCGTGTTCCCGCCGGTGCCGCGCGCCACCATCTACGCCCAGGCCGCCGGCGCCAACGTCATCACGCTGGATGCCGACATCGGTGCGCCGGGGGTGGAGAGCTATGCCGCCATCGCCTCGGCCCTGCTGACCGCCATGGGCCGCCTGCAGGAGACCGTCGATGCCGCCTAA
- a CDS encoding ParB/RepB/Spo0J family partition protein, with protein sequence MPPKKLTRQTAATVLQAKEAGFAAETDRMFGLSGVLPRLVEVDLDAVETNPGQPRTVFDDESLRSLADSIARHGLQQPVLVQEGTEKGRYRLVAGERRLRAHRLLGRGTIAAIITKGRPEEIALIENVQRVDLDAIDLARGLSQLIEAHGYTQAEVAAAVGCSEAEVSKRLKVLRLPDDILADYRANPDAVSRSALVELAFVEDEAELRRLWQTARTGGLTVGAVRAARPAASSTAEPLRVLGKAINRMDKDLAAIDTVAQALQREHRERLQVLRDRIDALLNG encoded by the coding sequence ATGCCGCCTAAGAAGCTGACCCGGCAGACCGCCGCCACCGTGCTCCAGGCCAAGGAGGCCGGCTTCGCCGCCGAGACCGACCGCATGTTCGGGTTGAGCGGCGTGCTGCCCCGGCTGGTCGAGGTCGATCTGGACGCCGTGGAGACCAATCCCGGCCAGCCGCGCACCGTGTTCGACGACGAGTCCCTGCGCTCGCTGGCCGACTCCATCGCCCGCCACGGGTTGCAGCAACCCGTGCTGGTTCAGGAGGGTACGGAGAAGGGCCGCTATCGGCTGGTGGCCGGCGAACGGCGGCTGCGCGCCCACCGGCTGCTTGGCCGCGGCACCATCGCCGCCATCATCACCAAGGGCCGGCCCGAAGAGATCGCGCTGATCGAGAATGTCCAGCGCGTGGACCTCGACGCCATCGACCTTGCCCGCGGCCTGTCGCAGCTGATCGAGGCGCATGGCTACACCCAGGCGGAGGTGGCGGCGGCCGTCGGCTGTTCGGAGGCCGAGGTGTCCAAGCGCCTGAAGGTGCTGCGCCTGCCCGACGACATCCTGGCCGACTACCGCGCCAATCCCGATGCGGTATCGCGCTCCGCCCTGGTCGAGCTGGCCTTCGTCGAGGACGAGGCGGAGCTGCGCCGGCTGTGGCAGACGGCGCGGACCGGCGGGCTGACCGTCGGTGCGGTGCGGGCGGCCCGGCCGGCGGCGTCCAGCACGGCAGAGCCGCTGCGGGTGTTGGGCAAAGCGATCAACCGGATGGACAAGGATCTCGCCGCCATCGACACCGTCGCCCAAGCCTTGCAACGCGAACACCGCGAACGGCTGCAGGTTCTGCGCGACCGCATCGACGCCCTGCTGAACGGCTGA
- a CDS encoding IS4 family transposase, translated as MEPLDRRAVNRIVVRHRGNHGVGTGDNGWTCQRHLKAMLFAQFAGLKSLREIAEGLAAQPAGLYHTGLRPVSKSTLSDASAARPAAVFREIADLVMGGLARSVRQESRELVRLIDGSPIMLRDRRFNWAEADSRCRGLKLHLAYDPRAATPVHFAVETPKLSEIKVARRLPFVAGTTYVFDKGYTDYCWWHEITMAGALFVTRLKSNARRRVERTVEAVGDNIEADRRVKIGHKKPRGGATNPLYDTELREVVVARPDKEPLHLITNDLDRSAQEIADLYKERWQIELFFKWIKQNLKLKTFFGRSENAVRIQIYTALIAFCLLRLFQNTYAKNHVGGAKALKVRLKVALFEPFNTTNRCPTRPRPPQKRPPDRQLSLKLAEP; from the coding sequence GTGGAACCTCTGGACCGTCGTGCGGTGAACAGGATTGTCGTGCGGCACCGGGGCAATCATGGGGTCGGGACGGGGGACAACGGCTGGACGTGCCAGCGGCACCTCAAGGCGATGCTTTTCGCCCAGTTCGCCGGGCTGAAGAGCCTTCGCGAGATTGCGGAGGGCTTGGCGGCCCAGCCGGCGGGCCTGTACCACACCGGCCTGCGTCCGGTGAGCAAGAGCACGCTCAGCGATGCCTCGGCGGCGCGGCCTGCGGCGGTGTTCCGGGAGATTGCCGATCTGGTCATGGGCGGCTTGGCCCGATCGGTGCGTCAGGAAAGTCGGGAGTTGGTGCGGCTGATCGACGGCTCTCCGATCATGTTGCGGGACCGCCGCTTCAACTGGGCCGAAGCTGATTCTCGCTGCCGTGGCCTGAAGCTGCATCTGGCCTACGATCCGCGGGCGGCCACGCCGGTCCATTTTGCCGTGGAAACGCCTAAGCTCAGCGAAATCAAGGTCGCGCGGCGTCTGCCGTTCGTTGCCGGGACCACCTACGTCTTCGACAAGGGATACACGGATTATTGCTGGTGGCATGAGATCACCATGGCAGGGGCGCTGTTCGTGACCCGGCTGAAGAGCAATGCCCGCCGCCGGGTGGAGCGAACCGTCGAGGCGGTTGGCGACAACATCGAAGCGGACCGCCGGGTGAAGATCGGCCACAAGAAGCCGCGTGGCGGCGCGACCAACCCGCTCTACGACACCGAACTTCGTGAAGTGGTGGTGGCGCGCCCGGATAAGGAGCCACTCCATCTGATCACCAATGATCTTGACCGGTCTGCCCAGGAGATCGCCGATCTCTATAAGGAACGCTGGCAGATTGAGTTGTTCTTTAAGTGGATCAAACAGAACCTCAAGCTGAAGACATTCTTCGGTCGCTCAGAGAATGCCGTCAGAATTCAGATCTACACGGCATTGATTGCCTTCTGCTTGTTGCGGCTATTCCAGAACACCTACGCCAAAAACCACGTTGGCGGTGCGAAGGCCCTCAAGGTCAGGCTCAAGGTTGCACTCTTCGAACCTTTCAACACCACCAATCGCTGTCCGACAAGGCCACGGCCACCGCAAAAACGACCGCCAGACCGCCAACTCAGCCTCAAACTGGCCGAGCCCTGA
- a CDS encoding ABC transporter substrate-binding protein → MLGSLLGATGLAGALPRPAMAAAPALRIGLKALPGAINPLTVNDLVARQVLGSMYESLTTVDPQGRILPGLATAWEGSEDARRWRLTIRDNVTFHTGRPLTAADVKRSFEAALAGDGANFAVLALSKVRGFRELRAKTAAGLSGITVVDDRTLEVVCDEPCAVFPFARLNIVDVEAAEKAGPDWFRTMSAGTGPYRLVRSNDGIRMDVEANPGWRGGAVPFERVSFLATGIGNDGITLFNDSQIDFTFVDTDALRGVMDDPGFKRWLSNVPRMQTRVVALDPRRVKAFADLRVRRAMSLLIDRTAMAERFFRGVATVHNGIVPPALLSNERLEPLAYHPMLAKQLLEEAGYPEGRGMDPFQVAVIPEYRREFVYYVSQWNNAGIPAKLVISPRQEFISRSRRRDYDSFLFGWTATYPDPMNFLDELFSSRSRFNPVGWSNPKFDALIEQAMAIPDPSRRAEVYKDAECLVMNELPVIPLVVPDYVALRGNVLSENFITPFGGLNFG, encoded by the coding sequence TTGCTCGGAAGCCTCCTTGGGGCGACCGGGCTGGCCGGCGCCCTGCCGCGTCCGGCGATGGCCGCCGCCCCTGCCCTGCGGATCGGGCTGAAGGCCCTGCCCGGCGCGATCAACCCGCTGACCGTCAATGATCTGGTCGCGCGTCAGGTCCTCGGCTCGATGTATGAGAGCCTGACCACCGTCGATCCCCAGGGCCGCATCCTCCCCGGCCTCGCCACCGCATGGGAGGGGTCGGAGGATGCCCGCCGCTGGCGCTTGACCATCCGCGACAACGTCACCTTCCACACCGGCCGCCCCCTGACCGCCGCCGACGTCAAGCGCAGCTTCGAGGCGGCCCTGGCCGGTGACGGCGCCAACTTCGCGGTGCTGGCCCTGTCCAAGGTGCGGGGCTTTCGCGAGTTGCGGGCGAAGACCGCCGCCGGGCTGTCGGGCATCACCGTGGTCGACGACCGGACGCTGGAGGTGGTCTGCGACGAACCCTGCGCCGTCTTCCCCTTCGCCCGGCTGAACATCGTCGATGTGGAAGCGGCGGAAAAGGCCGGCCCGGACTGGTTCCGCACCATGTCGGCCGGAACCGGACCCTACCGGCTGGTGCGGTCGAACGACGGCATCCGCATGGATGTGGAGGCCAATCCCGGTTGGCGCGGCGGTGCGGTGCCGTTCGAGCGGGTGTCCTTCCTCGCCACCGGCATCGGCAACGACGGCATCACGCTGTTCAACGACAGCCAGATCGACTTCACCTTCGTCGACACCGACGCGCTGCGCGGGGTGATGGACGATCCCGGCTTCAAACGCTGGCTGTCGAACGTGCCGCGCATGCAGACGCGTGTGGTCGCGCTCGATCCCCGCCGGGTGAAGGCCTTCGCCGATCTGCGGGTGCGCCGGGCGATGTCGCTGCTGATCGACCGCACCGCGATGGCGGAGCGCTTCTTCCGCGGGGTGGCGACCGTCCACAACGGCATCGTTCCGCCGGCGCTGCTGTCGAACGAAAGGCTGGAGCCGCTGGCCTACCATCCGATGCTGGCGAAGCAACTGCTGGAGGAGGCGGGATATCCGGAGGGCCGCGGCATGGATCCCTTCCAGGTCGCGGTCATTCCGGAATACCGGCGGGAGTTCGTCTATTACGTCTCGCAATGGAACAACGCCGGCATTCCGGCGAAGCTGGTGATCTCTCCGCGCCAGGAGTTCATCTCGCGGTCCCGCCGACGCGACTATGATTCCTTCCTGTTCGGCTGGACCGCCACCTACCCCGACCCGATGAACTTCCTGGACGAGCTGTTCAGCAGCCGCAGCCGCTTCAATCCGGTCGGCTGGTCGAATCCGAAGTTCGATGCTCTGATCGAACAGGCGATGGCCATCCCCGATCCCAGCCGCCGTGCCGAGGTCTACAAGGACGCCGAATGTCTGGTGATGAACGAACTGCCGGTGATTCCGCTGGTGGTGCCGGACTATGTCGCGCTGCGCGGCAATGTGCTGAGCGAGAATTTCATCACCCCGTTCGGCGGCCTGAACTTCGGCTGA
- a CDS encoding ATP-binding protein, with protein sequence MFLKIFSRSLVARTTASAVLLVSVLVAVPMIVLIQADVRNTRAELAIRAEMATRIVLEDVTNALWDLDPEEAATALNPLRSIDSFAEAVILGTHGERFAVYRKPGTTIGAEDAATVAAVPLTHQDRGGGTRSIGTLLVRLDTGPTDDAIRHHVLVLGGIGAVTLLLVVLGVIWATRGMTLPIAGMTRAMDDLAAGDVTVTVPVRHRDDEIGRMARALGTFRQNAIDLRAAKERAEQAVASKAKFMAAASHDLRQPAQSLLMLTAMLRATAPDPKVEDSARKIEQVVMTLKQLLDELLEVSRLDAGGVTANKAVHEVADLFEALDSQYGPVARGKGLAFAVPQHRAAVLTDRVLLLRLLGNLIDNAIRYTNSGQVQVACLESGGCLIVEVRDTGIGIPADRLDAIWEEFHQIGNPERNRDNGIGLGLSIVQRLATVLDHPVKVRSTPGKGSVFSVTVPLAPVERALADGTADEPVPPALSLAPAPAPAPAAANGALVATLADAPAKDGEIAILVIDDDQFVLSAISMFLTTAGHRVVGASTVAQGLRSVEDGTVRPDAVIADYHLSATENGLDFIETVWRRLGLRIPAVLISGRLDGAVAARAAEMGVTVAAKPIMPDRLSTLVEQMTAGRPAAALPLGTATPHKTLSE encoded by the coding sequence ATGTTCTTGAAGATCTTCTCACGGAGCCTGGTCGCCCGAACGACGGCATCGGCGGTGTTGCTGGTGTCGGTGCTGGTCGCCGTGCCGATGATCGTGCTGATCCAGGCCGATGTGCGGAACACCCGCGCCGAGCTGGCCATCCGGGCGGAGATGGCGACCCGCATCGTGCTGGAGGATGTGACCAACGCCCTGTGGGACCTCGACCCCGAAGAGGCGGCGACGGCGCTGAACCCGCTGCGCTCGATCGACAGCTTCGCCGAGGCGGTGATCCTGGGCACCCATGGCGAACGCTTCGCCGTCTACCGCAAGCCGGGCACCACCATCGGTGCGGAGGATGCCGCCACCGTGGCGGCGGTGCCGCTGACCCACCAGGACCGCGGCGGCGGCACCCGCAGCATCGGCACGCTGCTGGTCAGGCTGGACACCGGGCCGACCGACGACGCCATCCGCCACCATGTGCTGGTGCTGGGCGGGATCGGCGCCGTGACGCTTCTGCTGGTGGTGCTGGGCGTGATCTGGGCGACGCGCGGCATGACGCTGCCCATCGCCGGCATGACCCGCGCCATGGACGATCTGGCGGCCGGCGACGTGACGGTGACCGTGCCGGTGCGCCACCGCGACGACGAGATCGGCCGCATGGCCAGGGCGCTCGGCACCTTTCGCCAGAACGCCATCGATCTGCGCGCCGCCAAGGAGCGGGCGGAGCAGGCGGTCGCGTCGAAGGCCAAGTTCATGGCCGCCGCCAGCCACGACCTGCGCCAGCCGGCCCAGTCGCTGCTGATGCTGACCGCCATGCTGCGCGCCACCGCCCCCGATCCGAAGGTGGAGGATTCCGCGCGCAAGATCGAACAGGTGGTGATGACGCTGAAGCAGCTGCTCGACGAGCTGCTGGAGGTGTCGCGGCTGGATGCCGGCGGAGTCACCGCCAACAAGGCGGTGCATGAGGTCGCCGACCTGTTCGAGGCGCTGGATTCGCAATATGGCCCGGTCGCCCGTGGCAAGGGGCTGGCCTTCGCCGTGCCGCAACACCGCGCGGCGGTGCTGACCGACCGGGTGCTGCTGCTGCGGCTGCTGGGCAACCTGATCGACAACGCGATCCGCTACACGAATTCCGGACAGGTGCAGGTCGCCTGCCTGGAATCCGGCGGCTGCCTGATCGTCGAGGTGCGCGACACCGGCATCGGCATTCCCGCGGACCGTCTCGACGCCATCTGGGAGGAGTTCCACCAGATCGGCAACCCGGAGCGCAACCGCGACAACGGCATCGGGCTCGGCCTGTCGATCGTCCAGCGGCTGGCAACCGTGCTGGACCACCCGGTCAAGGTGCGTTCCACGCCGGGGAAGGGCTCGGTCTTCTCGGTCACCGTGCCGCTGGCGCCGGTGGAGCGGGCCCTTGCGGATGGGACGGCGGACGAGCCGGTGCCCCCTGCCCTGTCCCTCGCTCCGGCTCCCGCCCCTGCCCCGGCCGCCGCCAATGGCGCGCTGGTGGCGACGTTGGCCGACGCGCCGGCGAAGGACGGCGAAATCGCGATCCTGGTGATCGACGACGACCAGTTCGTGCTGTCCGCCATTTCGATGTTCCTCACCACGGCGGGCCACCGCGTCGTCGGCGCCTCCACGGTCGCCCAGGGACTGCGCTCGGTGGAGGACGGCACCGTCCGGCCCGACGCGGTGATCGCCGATTACCACCTGTCGGCCACCGAGAACGGCCTGGACTTCATCGAGACGGTGTGGCGGCGGCTGGGGCTGCGCATTCCGGCGGTGCTGATCTCCGGACGGCTGGACGGCGCGGTGGCGGCGCGCGCGGCGGAGATGGGCGTCACCGTGGCCGCCAAGCCGATCATGCCGGACCGGCTGTCGACCCTGGTGGAGCAGATGACCGCCGGGCGGCCGGCGGCGGCGCTTCCGCTCGGCACCGCCACTCCGCATAAGACCCTGAGCGAATGA